One Pleurodeles waltl isolate 20211129_DDA chromosome 3_2, aPleWal1.hap1.20221129, whole genome shotgun sequence genomic window carries:
- the LOC138286718 gene encoding zinc finger protein 665-like produces MADTCSEWDNIFRVSPTLMVHQQTQAWDVYKDILDHKALPPKEKPYACSDCGKRFGCPSNLKRHQETHTGEKPYSCSECGKRFNQPSYLKAHQRRHTEDKPHICNECNKTFRSLSHLKVHQRVHTGEKRYVCSECGKGFSRSSSLLHHQRVHSGEELYWCFKCGLGFSDSITLKCHRQTHAQENKYRCNECEKTFDLPSKLRLHQYIHTGEKPYRCSECGKCFSHPSYLKAHQRTHTEEKTHICSECKKAFGCLSHLKVHQRIHTGEKRYICNECGKSFSRSSSLLHHQRIHRGEKMYKCFKCGISFSDLITIKYHRQEHAREKKYRCSECGKSFDQSSKLRTHQFIHTGEKPYRCSECGKSFKVPAYLSAHQRIHTDERPYTCSECGKGFKLPSSLGVHQRIHTGEKPYRCNECGKGFKRIASLNVHRRLHRRETTRPVQ; encoded by the coding sequence ATGGCAGACACATGCAGTGAATGGGATAATATTTTCAGAGTTTCACCAACCTTGATGGTCCATCAGCAAACACAGGCCTGGGACGTATATAAAGATATACTTGATCACAAGGCGTTACCACCGAAAGAAAAGCCATATGCCTGTAGTGACTGTGGGAAGAGGTTTGGGTGCCCATCAAATCTAAAACGCCACCAGGAAACGCATACCGGAGAAAAACCATACagttgcagtgaatgtgggaagagaTTTAACCAACCATCGTATCTGAAGGCTCACCAGCGAAGACACACAGAAGACAAACCCCATATATGCAATGAATGCAATAAGACGTTTAGGTCTTTATCACATCTTAAGGTTCATCAGCGAGTACATACTGGAGAAAAGCGATATGTGTGCAGCGAATGTGGAAAGGGCTTTAGCCGGTCTTCAAGCCTATTACACCATCAGCGAGTACATAGTGGAGAAGAACTTTACTGGTGCTTTAAGTGTGGACTAGGTTTCAGTGATTCAATAACTCTAAAGTGCCATCGGCAAACACATGCACAAGAAAATAAATATAGGTGCAATGAGTGTGAGAAAACTTTTGATCTTCCCTCAAAACTAAGGCTGCATCAATAtatacacacaggagaaaagccataCAGATGCAGTGAATGTGGTAAGTGCTTTAGTCATCCCTCCTATCTGAAGGCCCACCAGAGAACACACACAGAAGAAAAAACCCACATATGCAGTGAATGTAAGAAGGCATTTGGGTGCTTATCACATCTTAAAGTTCATCAGCGtatacacacaggagaaaagcgATATATATGCAACgaatgtgggaaaagctttagTCGATCTTCAAGCCTGTTACATCATCAGCGGATACACAGAGGAGAAAAGATGTACAAGTGCTTTAAGTGTGGAATAAGTTTCAGTGACTTAATAACCATAAAATACCATCGGCAAGAACACGCACGGGAAAAGAAATACAGGTGCAGTGAGTGTGGGAAGAGCTTTGATCAGTCTTCAAAACTAAGGACACATCAATTtatacacacaggagaaaaaccatacaggtgcagtgaatgtggaaagagctttaaaGTACCAGCCTATCTAAGTGCACATCAGCGGATACACACAGATGAACGACCGTAtacatgcagtgaatgtgggaagggCTTTAAACTGCCGTCCAGTCTAGGGGTGCATCAGAGAATACATACGGGGGAAAAACCATATAGGTGTAATGAGTGTGGCAAGGGCTTTAAACGAATAGCTAGTCTAAATGTACACCGCcgactacacagaagggaaacaaccagGCCAGTACAGTGA